The Pyxidicoccus xibeiensis genome includes the window ACCCAACGGCTTCATGCGGCCAGGGTCATTCAGACCTGGCCGTCTTGAACCGCTTCATCCACCGGCGCAGCCGCCCGGATGCGCGGCCGGACGGAGCTTCCGCGTAGGCGGCCGCCACGGGGAGCGACACGTCCACCTCCGTACCGCCCTCCGGCGCACCGCGGATGCGCAGCGTGCCTCCCAGCCGCCTGGCGCGCTCGAACATGCCCCTGATGCCGTAGCGGCCCGGCTTGCCGTCATGGCTGGCATGGCTGGGGTCCACGCCCACGCCGTCATCCTTGATGCACAGGCTCAAGCGCCGCGCGCCATAAGTGAGGGACACGGCGAGGGTCCGGGCCTTGGCGTGGCGTACCGCGTTGGCCACCGCCTCCCGGGCAATCATGAGCAGCTCGTCGCGGACGGCGGCGCGCAGCGGCCGTTCGTCGCCGGTGACGGAGACGTTGACGAGGAGCTTCTCCCCGGTCAGCTCCCGCGCCGCGACCGCGAGTGACGCGCCGAGCGGCCCGTCCGTCGTGCGCAGCTCGGAGACCCGGTCGCGCGCGGTGGTAATCAGGTCCTCGGCCTTCACGAGCGCGCGCTCCATCGTCTGGTTGAGCTCGGGGTCGACGATGCGCCTGGCGACGCTGTCGAACTGAAGCACCATGCCCTGGACGCCCTGGAGCAGCGTGTCGTGCAGCTCCCGGGCAATCCGCTCCCGCTCGCGGTGGCGCTCCTCCAGCCGCAGCTGGACCTGTTTCTCGATGGCGCGGGCGCGCATCCGGTACGCGCTCCAGGCAATGGCCAGCAGCGCGGCCACGCAAGCCGCGGCGAAGGCCTTTGTCTGGACAAGGGTGGGCTGGATGGTGAAGTCCAGCGTGGCGCCAGTGTCATCCCACACGCCATCCGCGTTGGAGGAGACGACGCGGAATCGATAGCGGCCGTGGGTGAGGTTGGCGTAGGTCGCCTCGCGCCGCGACCCGCCGTCGTGCCACTCGCCGTCCACGCCCTCCAGCCGGTAGCGGAAGCGGGCCCGGTCCGCCGCCGCCAGCGTGACGGCGGTGTAGCGCAGCGTCACGCTCTGGGTGCCCTCCGGCAGCCGCAGGCCGTCTCCGGCGAGATAGGTCCGGTCCCCGGCCCGCACGCTCTGGATTTCGGTCCGGGGTGGGCGCTCGTTCCTGAGCAGCGTGGCCGGGTCCAGCCACGCGACACCGCGGTTGGTGGTGAACCACAGCCGGCCGCGCTGGTCCCTCACCGCCGTGGGCACCAGCCCCGCCTGCATGGCGATGCCGGGCAGCCCGTCGCGCCAGTCGAGCAGGCGGTAGTTCAGCTCACCGCCGGGCTGGGAGAACATCCTCTCGATGTCGCCAGCCTTCACCTGGACCACGCCCCGCCCGCCGTTCATCCACAGGTCCCCATCGAGCGAGTCGATGATGCCGCTGATGAGACCGAAGGCGGGGTCCCGGCTCTCCAGAATCGTCGAGAAGCGCCGGCCGTCGAAGCGGGCGACTCCGCTCTCGCCGGCGACCAGCAGGTTCCTGTCCGTCGCGTGGATGGTGGTGGCACGGCCAATCGCCAGCCCATCGCCTGGGCCGTAGCGGGTCGGGTGGTCACCGGACCACCGGACCACTTCGTCCTCGAACGCCAGCCAGACCTCGTTGCCCGGACCGCGCGCCATGGCGTAGGGCGCGGGGCTGTCGCCGAACCGCCGCTCGCGCTGGATGCCCTCGGGGGTGGCGGCGAAGACCCCCTGGCCGACGATGGACAGCCACACGCCGTCCGCGCCGTTCGGGACGACTGCCAGCACGGTACCGGCGGGACGTGAGAACTGCCGCAGCATGTCGCCCGCGCGCCGGAACACCTGCCCTCTGTTGAACCAATACACCGCGCCATCGGCGGCGTAGGTGGCCGTGAGGGTCGGCAATGGACCCTCGTAGGCACGAGGTGGGGCGGGGGGGTCCACCAGCAGCGCGGTCTGCCGATTGCCCACCAACACCTGGGTGTTGCGCACCGCGAGCATGAAGCCTCCGTAAGACGAGGACGACAGCTCGGGGATGTCCTGCAAGCGCTTCTTCTGGAAGCCCGCCAGCCCAGCGTTCGTACCCACCCACACGGTGCCCTCGGTGTCCTCGATGACCGGCACCACCACCGGGGAGGCCAGTCCATCGGGCTGATCGAACTTCTCCAGCGGATCCGAGGGGCTCAGGCCGCGACCGGCCGGAATGTTGCCTGGGGATGGCAGCCGCCAGACGCCAGCTCCCCAGACGGTGAGCCAGAGGCTGCCGTCGCGGGCGAACAGCAGCTGCTTCGCCCGCGCGTAGACAGGCGCTCTCACGCCCGGCGCTGGCGGAGCCACGGGAGACGCGGGGGCGGTGGACCCGGCATGGTCCGGCAGCGGGCGCGTCCCCTGGAGCTCCTCGCTCAGCCAGAGCCGGCCGTCGGGAGCCTCCGCGAGCACGGCATCCCGCGAGATGCTCTCTCCCGTGTCCTGGAACCGCCGCTCCCCGGGACGGAGGAAGACCAGACGGCGTGGCGTGCAGACCCAGAGCACGCCGCGGCGATCGACGTAGACATAATCCGCGGCGCCATCGTCGTAGCCCCAGTCCTGGCCCACGACCTGCCATTGCCCTGCCTCATACCGGGCCAGCCCGCCAGCGGCGGCGGCCCAGAGCGCACCATCCGGGGTGCTGGCGAACCTCAGCACACGGCCGGGCGGCATCCCCTCGCGCGGGCCGAAGAGGGTGGCGCGGCCATCACGCAGCCGCGCCGCGCCTCCGGCGAAGAAGCCCAGCCAGATGTCGCCGTCGGGCAGCACCTTCAGCGCGTTGATGTTGGAGGGGGGCACCCGCTGTCCCTCGCGCAGCGGATAGCGGTCGAACCGGATGCCATCGAAGCGATAGAGGCCCATGCCGGTGCCGAGCCAGAGGTAGCCCGTGGGTGCCTGCTCCAGCGTCCAGATGTCGGCGGGCGCGCCGTCGTTCACCGGGAGGTGGGTATAGGCGTAGTGGCGGAGGGACGTGGCCGCGGCGTCGTGAGGGCGCAGCGCCGCGGCCAGTGCGAGCAGCAGGGGGAGGAGAAGGGGCGATCGGAGACGCATGGGAGCCGCTGCAGCCTGTTCCTGTCATTTCCGACGGGGGCGGTGGAACCAGGTGCTCACCTTGTTCCTTCGGCTCTGCCTCCGCCAGGGGGGGACGCTTCGCGTCTCCGACTCGACGGGCGAGTCTCCGTGGAACTGCGGCTACCGGCTGGCAGGGGGTGACAGGGCTGCCCAAGGGCGGGCGGGGCCGGACGCCGCTCCGGCCAACGGCGCCGAAGGGGCACACCGAGGGCACATGAGGGAACGGGGGAAAAGCCCAGCAACCCGTTGAGATTGCTGGGCTTCTTCTAGCGAGGCGCACGGGACTTGAGCCCGTGGACAGGGCGATAGGAAGCCTCAAGCAGAACGCGCTGTTACCCACTATCGCCTTGATTCTCCCCGGGTTCGCCATCCCGCCCCGTCCCATGCTGTTCCCCGGTGTGCCGCGTCAAACCACGCTGGAGGGGCAGTACCGGCGGAGTCGGCCACAGGGAACGGCGCTCTCCAAGGCGGTGAGGGACAACATTGAGTGGGGCACCGGCACTACCGCCAAGCAGAAACCTCCTGCCCTTCAGCGCCATTGCCCACCCCCGCCTCACGTCGCAAGACGACCCTTATTCCTCCTATGCGCCGACCGTGACCCTCTGATGCGGCGTTGAAGTAGACGAGGCCCCAGGTGGCGTGGAACCTGGAGCCCAAACATCGAAGGAGCCGGCGTCCGTTTCGGCGGGGGCAGTTCACCTTGACGGAGATGGGCGCGGAGGTGGTGACGTTGCCCGCCGCGTCATGAGGCCCTGGCCGTGAGCGTGCGTCCCCTTGGGCACGCCCCCCAGCTCACGCTGTAGGGAGTGGTGGTGTCGGTGCCAATGACGGTGGCGCCGTCGTAGAACACCACCTGGGTGACGCCCCTGTTGTCAGCTTCGGGGCTACACTAGGCACCAGCAGTCGACAGCCGAGTGCGTGCGGCAGTTCCTCCAGTCGCAGCAGGTACCGCGGGCGCACCTCGAAAGGTGCTCTGTGGTTACGGCATGGCTACGGACGATGTCGAAGCCACACGGGTTCTCCTATGCCACTGGCGTCGACACGTCTCCTGCCCGCAGCGCCTCCTCCACCTGGTCGGGAGTTGGATGGCGTTGATGGGGGAGGGGGTACTCCATGTTCACGTAATCGACTTTCGCCCCCTCGCAGAGGATGAGGTGACGCATCTTCCTAATCTCTCGGTGAGCAGCCTCTCCCGCCGCTGCTTGAGGACCAATCAGCGGCGTGTCCGGCCGTCTGATTCCTTAGGCGACTCGCGGTCGTCCAAAACCTCAAGGCCGCCGCGCGCTACCAGCACGCGGCGTGACCTAACCTGTTCGGCGCTCTAGCGGACGTGAGAGCGCGGTGCAGCAGCTCGACCAGCCGGTGCATTCTGGAGACACTCCCAGGGGCTGCTGTGCGAGACGGCGGCGCGCTGGGCCGCCGCGCGCCTCAAGGGCCGCTGAGCCCCCTGTCACTTCTCCCACCAGCTCCGCTGGCTCAGGGTGGAGAACACGTGGTAGCCCGGCACCCGGAAGTACCGGAACCACTCCCGGTCTCCCTCGCTGCGGTTCAGGTCCCAGGTGCGCATCTCGCTCGCGCTCACGATGTCCTCCGAGAACATCGTGAAGCCGCGGTGCGGCTCCGGGGGCAGGCCCTTCTCCCGCCACGCCTCCACCATGGACGTCATGTCAAACGGGTCGAGCGAGAAGCGGCGCGCCCACTGGTTGTCACATCCGCTCGAGCCGCAGGCCGCCACGTAGTCACACAGGAATCGCTCCAGCCACTCGCCCTCGGCCATCCCGGGCGGCTCCACATACGGAACCTGGTCATCAATCCCGACTCCCAGTCCCGTGCCGGCCTCCAGCCGCCAGAAATGGAGGTAGAGGGAGACCTGGATGCTCCTGACGAAGTACGACACCGCGAAGCCCTCCCACGGCTCCGCGACGGCCAGGGGCTCCTCCCCCTTCTGGAGGTCCCGTACGCTGTCCTCCTGGAAATCCAGGGTGCCTGAGTCCTCGTCCCAGTCGAGGCGGGCAATTTGCGTGGGCTCGAACCTGTGGGCGGCCCGCAGCTTCTCCGTCTCCCTGTACACCTCCTGAAGGGGAGCGGACACATCGGACAACCGGAACCACTTGGGTGTGCTCATAACTCCAGCCAGGACCTGACAAGGTCAGACGAAGATCACCTCGATGCCTGCATTCCGCAGGGTGTCCATCCGCTTGTCCCTCTTTTGGGACGCGGGCACCTTGTACGAGACGCGCTTGCCTCGCTCCGCCAGCGTCCGGTTGTTCTTGAACTGATCCGAGCCTCCGAACGGCTCCTCCTGGTTCTTGCACTCCGTGACATCGTCCTTGCTGGCGGCGTGGTCCAGCTCCCGGAACTTGCCACACTTCACGCACACCGCCTTGATGTTCTGGAAGTCGCCCTTCTTCCCGGCTTTCTTCTCAGCCTTCGTGGCCCCACGGGAGATCTGCCGTCCGTGGGTGATATGGCCGGCCTTGATGTTGTGCTCCACCGCGGCGGCCTCGAACGGGTCATTGCCGGCCTCCTTCAGCTTGGCCAGACGCTTGGCCGGGCTCTCTTCTCCGGGAGGCATCTCGGGGAAGTAGATGCGCTCGGCGTGCTCGCCTTCGGGACAGGGGGTTTCCGGCACCTGCCTGGCGAAAGGAATCTCTCCGCCCCCCTGAACGAGCTGGACCGCGCTGCCTTTGATTCTTGGCATTGGCCGGCCCCCCTTCAGCCTTCCTTCAGCGTGATGTTCTTTCCAAAGAACTGGACCTTGCCGGACTTCTCGACCTGCAAGGCGACCTTGCCGCCGACGGCGATGACGAACTTGTCGGCCTTCACGTCGAAGGACTTCGCCATCATCACGGCCTCGCCATCGGCCTTCTCGTAGGACTTCGCGCCCGACTCCACCTTGAAGTCCTTGCCGACAACGAGCGAGACCGAAGCGTCCGCCTCGGTCCAGGAGTTGCCGCCCACCTTGATGCGCGCACTCGCGGCAATCGACTCCTGGCGCGAGCCCGCCACCGCGGCCCAGTGCGCGCCGCCCACCTGCATGGAGCGCATCCCGCCCGTGGCCTCGTTGTACGCCAGCCCCACATTGACGCTGTAGCCGCCCCCGATGGTGGTGGCCTTCGCCGCGCCCACGCTCTCCATCGCGCCCTGGACCACCATGACGTTGAGCGCCAGGCCCACCGTCATGGCCTGGTTGCCGCGCACTGCCTCGTCGTGGTCCCCGCCCGTGGAGGTGTGCCGGTCCTTCTGCACCAGCAGGGTCTGGTTGCCTTCCACCACGCCCGCGTCATCGAGCAGAACGGTGAGCTGCTGATTGCCCTCCACGGTGCGGCTGCGATTCTTCTTCACCAGCAGGTCCTCGTAGCCGCCCAACTGCTGGTCCTTGTCGTTCTCGGTGAGCACCGCCTTGGGCAGCAACTGGAACTGGTTGCGGTAGAGCCCCTGCAGGGCCTCGCTTCCGCTCGTCACGTCCGGCTGCACGCCCGAGTGAACCACCTCGGTGATGAGGTACTCGCCCGCGAAGGTGCCGTCCTCCGGCGATTCCACCTCCAGCAGGTACCCGGGCGTCATCCGGGGCGCCACCGCTGCTCCCACCAGCGTGCGCCCGCCCACGCCCGCCTCCTCCTGCCGCACGGTGGCCGCGGCCTTGCCCACCCCGGGCGCCACGTAGCCGGCCGGGTAGTCATACTGCTCCAGCGCAGCAACGCCCTCTGCCGCCTTGGTCTTGCCCGACACGTCCAGCGTGGGCTTCTCGAAGTCGTAGTCCTTCAGATGCACTGCCCCCGGCCTCAGCCGGTGCACCACCTCCAGTGCCGACACGTACTCGGTTTCGACAACCTCCTTGCCCAGGCTCGGCCTCAGGGGCAGCGTCCCTCCCTGCGGCAGCGGCGCGTGCGCGCTGGACTTGTCGCCCAGCACGAGCGTGTGGCCCACTTCCGTGTGTTCGAAGAAGTAGAAGATGCCCTCCCACTCCATCAGCCGGCTCAGGAAGGCGAAGTCGCTCTCGCGGTACTGCACGCAGTACTCGCGCGTCGCATAGCTGCCGCTGAGCGCCAACCTTACCTCGACGCCCATTTCTCCCAGCACCGCCTTGAGAATGTCCGGCACGCTCTTGCCCTGGAAGATGCGGCTTCGGTGCACCTGCGTCAGTCGCCACAGCTTGGGCACTACATGCGCCCGGTACCGCTGGCGGCCGGTCTTCAGCCCCAGCGACTCAATCGTACGCACCTGGCCATGTACGAACCGCGAGAGGCCATCGCGTACCGCCACCGTCACCAACGCGTCCTTGCCCATCAGGCCGGCTACCGCCAGCGGCTCACCATCCCTGGTGAAGAAGTCCACGCGGAAGTCGAACGGCCGGCTCATGCGTTCCGTTCCGGAGAGCCCTGAGACGCTCAGAACATCGGAGCCGTACGCACCAATCTTTACGGTGAACGCAGGCGAGCTGTGCCGTGACATGGTTCCCCAACCACCAATGGTGTGGATTTACCGGCGTCTGGAATAGAAGCGGACTTTTACCACACGAGATCAATGCCAAGATTGAGGTCGAACTTGACCCCTTGCATCCCTTCCATGGCGCAGCTCAATCATGAAAGTCCACGGGAGGAGTCCTGCTGATGAGCGAGGCTCCTCTTGCCTTTGGAGAAGGCCTGGCGCTGAAATGACGAAGGGCCTGGAACCTCTCGGATTCCAGGCCCTTCTTATTGGCGAGGAGTACGGGACTTGAACCCATACTCTGTCGAGACCTCGTTACGCCGTGGCGGAGCGCACCACCGCGAGCAGCGCGCCCGAGTCGATGAGCTGGCTCACTGCCTCGATGTCCTTGTGCAGCTCGCGGTCCCTGTCCATGTGGGGGACCTTCGAGCGCACCAGCTCGTAGGCTGCCAGCGCGCCCTTGCCGGGCTTCACCGGCAGGCGGAAGTCCAGCGCCTGCGCCGCGCACAGCACCTCAATGGCCAGACACGAGCGGGTGAACTCACTCACCTGCCGGCCCTTGAGCGCCGCCGTCATGCCCATGGACACGTGGTCCTCACGGCCCGCCGACGACGGAATCGAGTCCACCGATGCCGGGTGGCTCAGCACGCGCGACTCGGCCACCAGCGCCGCGCTCGTCACCTGCGCAATCATGAACCCCGAGTTCAGTCCCGAGTTCTTCGCCAGGAACGCCGGCAGCCCCGACAGCGATGGGTTCACCAGCTGCTCCACCCGGCGCTCGCTGATGGACGACAGCTGCGTCATCGCCATCGCCACCACGTCCATCGCCAGCGAAATGGGCTGCCCGTGGAAGTTGCCACCCGACACAATCCGCTCCGTCTCCGTGAAGACCAGCGGGTTGTCCGTCGCGCTGTTCACCTCGACTTCCAAAATCCGCCGGGCAAAGGCCAGGCCCTCGCGCGCCGCGCCGTGCACCTGCGGCATGCAGCGCAGCGAGTAGGGGTCCTGCACCTTGCTGCAGTTGACGTGCGTCTCCACCAGCTCGCTGCCCTCGAGAATCCGCCGCAGGTGCGCCGCACAGGCCTTCTGGCCCGGGTGGGCGCGCACGTCGTGAATCTCCGGGATGAAGGGCTTGTGGCTGCCCAGCAGGCCCTCCAGCGTCATGGAGCCCGCCACGTCCGCCAAGTCCGCCAGCATCTCCGCGCGCAGCTGCAGCAGTGTGCCCACCGCGCACATCGCCTGCGTGCCGTTCACCAGCGCGAGGCCCTCCTTGGCCTCCAGCACCACCGGCTGCAGCCCCGCCCGCTCCAGCGCCTGACGCGCCGGCAGCCGCTGG containing:
- a CDS encoding sensor histidine kinase; translated protein: MRLRSPLLLPLLLALAAALRPHDAAATSLRHYAYTHLPVNDGAPADIWTLEQAPTGYLWLGTGMGLYRFDGIRFDRYPLREGQRVPPSNINALKVLPDGDIWLGFFAGGAARLRDGRATLFGPREGMPPGRVLRFASTPDGALWAAAAGGLARYEAGQWQVVGQDWGYDDGAADYVYVDRRGVLWVCTPRRLVFLRPGERRFQDTGESISRDAVLAEAPDGRLWLSEELQGTRPLPDHAGSTAPASPVAPPAPGVRAPVYARAKQLLFARDGSLWLTVWGAGVWRLPSPGNIPAGRGLSPSDPLEKFDQPDGLASPVVVPVIEDTEGTVWVGTNAGLAGFQKKRLQDIPELSSSSYGGFMLAVRNTQVLVGNRQTALLVDPPAPPRAYEGPLPTLTATYAADGAVYWFNRGQVFRRAGDMLRQFSRPAGTVLAVVPNGADGVWLSIVGQGVFAATPEGIQRERRFGDSPAPYAMARGPGNEVWLAFEDEVVRWSGDHPTRYGPGDGLAIGRATTIHATDRNLLVAGESGVARFDGRRFSTILESRDPAFGLISGIIDSLDGDLWMNGGRGVVQVKAGDIERMFSQPGGELNYRLLDWRDGLPGIAMQAGLVPTAVRDQRGRLWFTTNRGVAWLDPATLLRNERPPRTEIQSVRAGDRTYLAGDGLRLPEGTQSVTLRYTAVTLAAADRARFRYRLEGVDGEWHDGGSRREATYANLTHGRYRFRVVSSNADGVWDDTGATLDFTIQPTLVQTKAFAAACVAALLAIAWSAYRMRARAIEKQVQLRLEERHRERERIARELHDTLLQGVQGMVLQFDSVARRIVDPELNQTMERALVKAEDLITTARDRVSELRTTDGPLGASLAVAARELTGEKLLVNVSVTGDERPLRAAVRDELLMIAREAVANAVRHAKARTLAVSLTYGARRLSLCIKDDGVGVDPSHASHDGKPGRYGIRGMFERARRLGGTLRIRGAPEGGTEVDVSLPVAAAYAEAPSGRASGRLRRWMKRFKTARSE
- the tssI gene encoding type VI secretion system tip protein TssI/VgrG; translated protein: MSRHSSPAFTVKIGAYGSDVLSVSGLSGTERMSRPFDFRVDFFTRDGEPLAVAGLMGKDALVTVAVRDGLSRFVHGQVRTIESLGLKTGRQRYRAHVVPKLWRLTQVHRSRIFQGKSVPDILKAVLGEMGVEVRLALSGSYATREYCVQYRESDFAFLSRLMEWEGIFYFFEHTEVGHTLVLGDKSSAHAPLPQGGTLPLRPSLGKEVVETEYVSALEVVHRLRPGAVHLKDYDFEKPTLDVSGKTKAAEGVAALEQYDYPAGYVAPGVGKAAATVRQEEAGVGGRTLVGAAVAPRMTPGYLLEVESPEDGTFAGEYLITEVVHSGVQPDVTSGSEALQGLYRNQFQLLPKAVLTENDKDQQLGGYEDLLVKKNRSRTVEGNQQLTVLLDDAGVVEGNQTLLVQKDRHTSTGGDHDEAVRGNQAMTVGLALNVMVVQGAMESVGAAKATTIGGGYSVNVGLAYNEATGGMRSMQVGGAHWAAVAGSRQESIAASARIKVGGNSWTEADASVSLVVGKDFKVESGAKSYEKADGEAVMMAKSFDVKADKFVIAVGGKVALQVEKSGKVQFFGKNITLKEG
- the hutH gene encoding histidine ammonia-lyase — its product is MSRPRILIDGDTLKLEEILQVARNEATVELAPEAATRVRASRALVDRVAAGDTPSYGINTGFGTLAEVRIDKKDLRDLQRNLILSHACGVGTPLPLPEARALLLLRCNVLAKGFSGIRPETLGLALDMLNRDVVPVVPERGSVGASGDLAPLAHLALVFIGEGEAFHQGQRLPARQALERAGLQPVVLEAKEGLALVNGTQAMCAVGTLLQLRAEMLADLADVAGSMTLEGLLGSHKPFIPEIHDVRAHPGQKACAAHLRRILEGSELVETHVNCSKVQDPYSLRCMPQVHGAAREGLAFARRILEVEVNSATDNPLVFTETERIVSGGNFHGQPISLAMDVVAMAMTQLSSISERRVEQLVNPSLSGLPAFLAKNSGLNSGFMIAQVTSAALVAESRVLSHPASVDSIPSSAGREDHVSMGMTAALKGRQVSEFTRSCLAIEVLCAAQALDFRLPVKPGKGALAAYELVRSKVPHMDRDRELHKDIEAVSQLIDSGALLAVVRSATA